A window of the Nibribacter ruber genome harbors these coding sequences:
- the fmt gene encoding methionyl-tRNA formyltransferase: protein MQKEDLRIIFMGTPDFAVPGLQALIENNWNVVAVITAPDKPAGRGLKLTYSPVKEVALQHGIPVLQPTNLKDPAFQEELRSFKASLQVIVAFRMLPEVVWNMPPLGSLNIHASLLPHYRGAAPINWAIINGDQETGVTSFFLRHEIDTGDIILQEKVAIAPEDDFGSLYEKLKHAGAKLLLDTVTAIVQENTQPYPQPQLKEPRMAPKIFKETCQINWNQPAEKVHNFVRGLSPYPAAWAILEGKQFKILKGEAISAETTLPAGTLQTDNKKYIHLQCADGTAYSILELQMEGKKRMSVQDFLRGFNFQATA from the coding sequence ATGCAGAAAGAAGACTTGCGCATCATTTTCATGGGTACCCCAGATTTTGCCGTACCCGGACTACAGGCTCTCATAGAAAATAACTGGAACGTGGTGGCAGTCATCACAGCGCCAGACAAACCCGCCGGCCGAGGCCTTAAACTCACCTATTCGCCGGTGAAAGAAGTGGCCTTGCAGCACGGTATTCCGGTGCTGCAGCCTACTAATTTAAAGGACCCAGCTTTTCAAGAAGAACTCAGGAGCTTTAAGGCCAGCCTGCAGGTGATTGTAGCCTTCAGAATGCTGCCCGAGGTTGTCTGGAACATGCCGCCCTTGGGCTCGCTCAACATTCACGCGTCCTTGCTGCCGCATTACCGCGGTGCCGCGCCCATCAACTGGGCCATCATCAACGGCGACCAGGAAACCGGCGTCACTTCATTCTTTCTGCGCCATGAGATTGACACTGGTGACATCATCCTGCAAGAAAAGGTAGCCATTGCCCCAGAAGATGATTTTGGTTCTCTCTATGAGAAACTGAAACACGCCGGTGCCAAATTGCTGTTAGACACCGTCACGGCCATTGTGCAAGAAAACACCCAGCCCTATCCGCAACCGCAGTTAAAGGAGCCGCGCATGGCCCCTAAAATTTTCAAGGAAACCTGCCAGATCAACTGGAACCAGCCTGCTGAGAAAGTGCATAATTTTGTCAGGGGTTTGTCTCCCTACCCGGCTGCTTGGGCAATCTTGGAAGGAAAGCAGTTCAAAATTCTTAAGGGCGAGGCCATTTCTGCAGAGACCACTCTACCGGCAGGCACTTTACAAACAGACAACAAGAAATACATTCACCTTCAATGTGCAGACGGTACTGCTTATTCTATTCTTGAATTACAGATGGAAGGGAAAAAGCGCATGTCTGTCCAGGACTTTTTAAGAGGTTTCAACTTTCAAGCCACCGCATGA